A genomic stretch from Argiope bruennichi chromosome 2, qqArgBrue1.1, whole genome shotgun sequence includes:
- the LOC129958239 gene encoding mitochondrial translation release factor in rescue-like has translation MSLSWWCPVTFRRQSVQLFFSIYKHKSSIDYTKFPKLDEKDIEEQFIKGHGPGGSNVNKSINCVLLKHIPTGIVVKCHESRLLQENQKIARERLLSKLDEHYNGDMSVTAQKKRIEKRKQIACDSKNEKLRQLKKQFIESNKLEK, from the exons ATGTCTCTTTCATGGTGGTGTCCAGTAACTTTTAGGAGACAGTctgttcaattatttttcagcatatataaacataaaagttcTATAGACTATACAAAATTCCCAAAGTTGGATGAGAAAGATATTGAAGAGCAATTTATAAAAGGTCATGGACCAGGAGGTTCCAATGTTAATAAATCTATAAACTGTGTTTTATTAAAGCATATACCTACAG gtaTTGTAGTGAAATGCCATGAATCAAGACTTCTACAAGAAAATCAGAAAATTGCAAGAGAAAGACTGTTGAGTAAATTAGATGAACATTATAATGGTGATATGAGTGTTACAgctcaaaagaaaagaattgagAAGAGAAAACAAATTGCTTGTGATAGCAAAAATGAAAAGTTACGGCAGTTGAAGAAACAGTTTATTGAGAGTAATAAACTAGAGAAATAA